The nucleotide sequence CATTGAAAATGGCCGCGCCGTCAAAAAGGCCGGCACCCACGGCGATCCCGACAACTTTGGCGTCGCCATGCGCAAAGAAGACAAGGAACTGCAGAAGCTGATCAACGAAGGCTATAAAAAGCTTATCGCCGATCCGTACTGGAAAGAACTGCAGAAGAAATACCTGAGCAAGTAACGGGCGTTCCAGCGTCCACACGTCAAGCGCGAACCGCCTGAATCCGGACGGTTCGCGCTTGCGCGGAAAAGGCCCCTCCATTCATGAATTCTCTGCTAGTGGTATACAACGCCCTGCCCTCCATGCTGTCCGGCAGCCTGGTAACTGTGGGCAACGTCACCCTTTCGCTGACCATGGGTCTGCTGCTGGGCGTGCCCATGGCTGTGGCCCAGGTTTACGGCGGGCCATGGCTGCGGCGTCTGGTCGCGTTGTATGTGTGGTTTTTCAGGGGCGTGCCCATCCTGGTATTGCTGTTTCTTTGCTACGGCCTGTTTATCAGCATAGGCGTGTCCATTGATCCGTTTTTTATCTGCTGCATAGTCTTGGGCAGCACCAGCACGGCCTACCAGTCGCAAATTTTTAGGGGCTCCATCGAAAGCCTGCCCCACGGCCAGCTCAATGCCGCGCGCGCCCTTGGCATGCGCGAAAGCACCGGCATCTGCGCCATTATTCTGCCGCAGGCCCTGCGGCTCTCCATACCCGGCTGGGCCAACGAATTTTCCATTCTGCTCAAGGATTCGGCCATCTGCTTTGTGCTCGGCACCCAAGACATCATGGCCCGCACTTCGTTTGTGGCTGCCAGAACTCACGAGCATCTGGCCCTGTACGCCACGGCGGGCGTGCTGTATTTTGTGCTGACGCTGGCGGTGCTCAAGCTGTTGCGCCGCCTGGAACAAAAAGTCCATGTGCCCGGCTATTCTTCAGGAATCGGCATGGAAGGCATGGGTATGGGATAAGCATGAGCGTTGACCAACAAGCGGTATTGCAGGTTAAAGGCATTTCCAAAATGCTGGGCGGCAAGCCCATACTGGATAATTGCAGCCTGACGGTTAACCGGGGGGAACTCAAGGTCCTCATCGGGCCTTCCGGCGCGGGCAAAAGCACGCTGTTGCAGTGCATCAACTGCCTTATTCCCCCCGACACCGGCGAGATTTACCTTGAAGGCCAGATGCTTGACCGGGCCGACAGGGGCGCGTTGTGCGCCTTTCGCGCTCAGGTGGGCATGATTTTTCAGGATTTTAATCTCTTTGACCACCTCACCGCAGTGGAAAACGTGGCTATTGCCCTGCGCAAGGTACGCGGCATGTCCGCAGCCGACGCGCGCGCCCGCGCGCAGGAAGAACTGGCCCGCGTCGGTCTTGCCCGGCGCGCCACCCTGTACCCGGCGCAGCTCTCCGGCGGGCAAAAGCAGCGCGTGGCCATGGCCCGCGCCCTGGCCATGGACCCCAAGGTCATACTGCTCGACGAACCTACCTCGGCCCTTGATCCCGAGCTTGTGGGCGAGGTGCTGGCCGTTATCCGCGACCTTGCCAGCGGCGGCATGACCATGGTTATGGCCACCCACCAGATGGATTTTGCCAGGGCCCTTGCCACGGAAATCATTTTTATGGAGCACGGCAAGCTCATCGAGCAGGGTTCGCCAGCCGTTTTGCTGGCCGAAGGTTCAAACACCCGTACCCGCGACTTCTGCCAGCGCCTGCTGGAGATGGGGGCTTAAGTGCTGGACCAGGCCTTTTTCAGCAACGAGCTTTTACCCGCGCTCAATCGAGGCCTGCTGGTCTCGCTGGCGCTTATCATACCGGCGGGCACGCTGGGCTTTGCAGGCGGCGTGCTGCTGGGCTGCGCCCGCGCCTTTGGCCCGCTGTGGCTGCGCCGCCTGGGCAACGGCTACACCTCGCTCATACGCGGCGTACCGCTGGCCGTGCAGCTGATGATGATCTACTATGCCCTGCCCAAGCTCGGTATTTTCTTTTCACCCTTTGGTGCGGCCCTGACCAGCTTTACCCTGTGCACGGCGGCCTATCAGTCGGAATACGTGCGCGGGGCGCTGCTCTCCATCAGGCAGGGGCAGGTGCGCGCAGCACAGGCGCTTGGCTTCAGCCAGTGGCAGACCGTGGCCTGGATCATTATTCCCCAGGCAGCCCGGCGCGCCTTGCCCGGCTGCGGCAACGAGATCATCTACCTGATCAAGTACAGCTCCCTGGCCTATCTGGTGACCTGTATGGAACTGATGGGCCAGGGCAAGGTTGTGGCCTCCGACACGTTTCGCTTTACCGAAGTTTTTATTGCCGTGGGCGCGTACTATCTGGCCATGGTTACCC is from Desulfovibrio desulfuricans and encodes:
- a CDS encoding amino acid ABC transporter permease yields the protein MNSLLVVYNALPSMLSGSLVTVGNVTLSLTMGLLLGVPMAVAQVYGGPWLRRLVALYVWFFRGVPILVLLFLCYGLFISIGVSIDPFFICCIVLGSTSTAYQSQIFRGSIESLPHGQLNAARALGMRESTGICAIILPQALRLSIPGWANEFSILLKDSAICFVLGTQDIMARTSFVAARTHEHLALYATAGVLYFVLTLAVLKLLRRLEQKVHVPGYSSGIGMEGMGMG
- a CDS encoding amino acid ABC transporter ATP-binding protein: MSVDQQAVLQVKGISKMLGGKPILDNCSLTVNRGELKVLIGPSGAGKSTLLQCINCLIPPDTGEIYLEGQMLDRADRGALCAFRAQVGMIFQDFNLFDHLTAVENVAIALRKVRGMSAADARARAQEELARVGLARRATLYPAQLSGGQKQRVAMARALAMDPKVILLDEPTSALDPELVGEVLAVIRDLASGGMTMVMATHQMDFARALATEIIFMEHGKLIEQGSPAVLLAEGSNTRTRDFCQRLLEMGA
- a CDS encoding amino acid ABC transporter permease; translated protein: MLDQAFFSNELLPALNRGLLVSLALIIPAGTLGFAGGVLLGCARAFGPLWLRRLGNGYTSLIRGVPLAVQLMMIYYALPKLGIFFSPFGAALTSFTLCTAAYQSEYVRGALLSIRQGQVRAAQALGFSQWQTVAWIIIPQAARRALPGCGNEIIYLIKYSSLAYLVTCMELMGQGKVVASDTFRFTEVFIAVGAYYLAMVTLATLLLRWLEDRFRIPGFGAR